The Fusarium falciforme chromosome 8, complete sequence region GCCGCTTGTTGGATCCTTGGCTTTGGCTCGCGAATGGCTCGACGATGCAGACGCCGTGTTGGTGACTGCGGGTGCTGGACTATCGGCTGCTGAGGGCTTGGACTATCACTCTCGATCGCTGTTTGCGGAGAACTTCCCTGGACTCCTCAAATATGGGTTGACGTCCCTGTACAGTGTCTTTGGTTACAATGACTGGCCGTCAGAGGAGCATCGATGGGGCTACTTCTTTACTCATCTTAATATGGTGGCCAACTGGCCCAAGATGCCTTCTTACCAAGCCCTCATATCGCGGCTGAACAAGTTTGGCCCTGACGCTCACGTTCGCACATCCAACGCAGATGGAATGTTCTTGGCCAACGGCTGGTCCGAGAAGCAGCTGTCCACTCCACAAGGCTCTTATGCATACCTACAGTGCCTGGAAAATTGCAGAGTCGAGGCCACAGTTCGATCCGCGCCTCTTGTTGCTGACGCGATCCCACACTTGGACAAGGTTACCCAGAAGTTGATAGACTCGAGCAAGGTTCCGCGGTGTAAATATTGTGGAGCGAAGATGAGCATTTGCGTTCGGGCGGGCCCATGGTTCAACCAAGCCCCCTTCAAAGAGGGCGAGGTCGCGTGGAAGTCCTGGAAGTCAAGGATTCTtagggaaaagaagaagctggtgATCCTGGAGCTTGGTGTCGGGATGAACACGCCTGGTGTTTTGCGATGGCCCAACGAGGATCTTGTTTTCAAGGGGAACGGCTTGGTCAAGCTGGTGCGTGTTGGATTAGGACCAGAGGCGGTCGTGTCATGGGACCAAGAGGATGGAGAGCTGAGCACGTATGTGGATGGAGATATCAGCCAGATCATGCCTTTGTTGGTGGGCGATGCTTAGAGTTTGCCGTTGGAGATGCGCACCTACGAGCTGCATGTTGTTCGCCCGCCATCTAATTTAGGTGATTGTTGACTAGACCACTTAGAAATAGAACAAGAGAGAAATCAAACGCGTCAAACAAATGTCTTTGATCATGGCCACACGTGATGTCTTGGCGAGGTCACACGTCATCTTGGGAGGCTCTAGAGAGGCTCATTTGCCAAGCGTGATGCTGACATGGGTTTCACGGGTTCTCCGGAACGCCCGCGTGGCTGTGCGCCCCGCCGTGATTGTCTGCAGGTGAGTTGCTGGCCACAAAAAGGGCGCACAGCCGCCTTTCGTGAAAGGCTGTAGGTTTCAACTTGTTCTTTGAGACTGAGGCACGCACAAGCTGAAGCAAAGTTTACGATGCACTCAAGTTGACAACAAACAATGGGATTCGAGGCCCTTTCTAAACTCGCTGCGGCCGGTGAGGCTGCCTATCACAATCTGTCCAAGAAATGGTGAGTCTCGATTGTCTGTGCTTTACCTAGGCTAAGGTAAACTGACACGGTGACACCGCAAAGGGAGGACCGAAAAGCGCGGTACGCCCATGATGAGCAGGATGCAAAGCTCAGAGAAGAGATTCGCTTGCGAAATGAATTTCTCGGTCTGGTCACGAGCAAGATGACGGGCGACTCAGCTCACGAAATGGCTCCTCTAAGATGCGACCCTCGCAGCAACCACAAGGCCGTCTTCCTGGTGACGACGCCCATCGCGTTTGGAAAGTTTGCGTTGTCCGAGGCAAGCTACAAACTCTTGGCCAGGCACGTCGGCATGAGCCTCAACAGCGTGAGCCACTGGGCTGTCTGCGTGATCGACAGGGGGCTGGGCAAGGATTACTGCTACGATTTAATGAGCGACCGTCTGGAATTGAGCGCCCTGGGCAAAAACTACTTTCGTGTCGCTGTGATTACGCCCGAGTTTATTGACACGTGGAGTTCTTGCTATTACATTGGCGAAACAACAAAATCGCATCAGGAGATTCAGGACCTAGGTGAGTCGGAGGAAGAATATGGGCTGCTGGGGACTACTGACATCTTTTTCTAGGCCGACATCACATGGAACTGAATCCTCGATATCATTTATTATCCAACAACTGCCAACATTTGGTGGACACGCTTGTCAAAGAGCTATGCAACGGCAAGGTCATTAGTCAAGCCAAGCTGGACGAAGAACTATCTCTAGCCTCTCCAAAGATTGCGCGCGACCTGATGATAGCGCGACTGAGATCCAAAATGGACGTGGGAGGTGAGAGCGAGGACAGTCCCTCGGTTAAGGAATACCTGGGGGCATTGAAGAAGCACTGGGGAGATAAGTGATTCGCTTGCGATTGGGAGTTTTCTGGGATTCGTTTCATCTGGAGGCCAATGAAGCTTCTAGAATTGAACCAAAATGGGAGCGTATTCATTGGGGATAGACTATAGGATCTAGCACTATGTTGCTACCTGCCTACTTAATACATGCTGTTAGACAACAAGGCGCCCAGACTGTTCAAAGTCTCAGCAAACGAGGCCGGACTAGGTTTCGACGAGTACTAAGCCGGCTACTCATCAGTAGGCCGTGGCGCTATAACGGAATGTGGGAGATCCGTAGTACTCACGTCCATTCTCACTCTCGAGTCTCGATCTCATCTATCTGCACGTCATCCGTTGTCTCCTTCTTCACAACAAAGTTGTCTGTATCAGGCTGCTGGAGGTCTGTGGTGTGGGACTGGAACTTCCACGcagccagcttcttctcaaaTAGCTCATCAAGTTGTTCCAAGCTTCTCCCTCTGGTCTCTGgaatgaagaagaaggtaAAGATGGCCAAAATCAAATTGCCCCCAGCCCAGATGTAGCAGTACTTAGGGCCCCAGTTGAGAGCCTCGGGATTGATAAAGTAAGGTGAGCAGAAGGCACTTAACCATGAAACGAGAAAACTGGCACCTTGGGAGAAACCAACTGTCTGTGCCCGGAGTCTTTGGGACGGTATCTCTGTCTGAAGAGCCCATAGCACAGGACCTTGGCCAAGGCCGTATACCCAGACAAAGACAATGCTCAGCACCACGAGGACCTTTCCTGCGGTAGGTGATCCAACAGGGGAGACGGTGTAGGCAATCGCCATGCCCAGCATGCACGCCGAGTTCACCGTCGAAGCAGCCATCAGGAGATGTCGGCGATTGAAGAAGCGCACCGCCGGGAAAGAGAGCAGATTTCCCGTTAGGGCGATCGCTATAGATACCGTTACCCACATGAAGGGGCTGCCAATTCGAGCCTGGACGAAAAAGTATACCGAAAAGGCTGAGATAAAGTGAACGCCAGTGGCCGCCTGAGCAACAGCGGCTGCGATGCTAAGAAGTGTGCGTCGGAGGTCTGTACCGCGGAAGGCGTCCAGCAGGTGTGTCGAGGAGCGCATCTCGGTCTCTTCAAGCCAGGCCCTCTTCATGATTGCAATATCGTCGCGCAGTCGGGCTTCATCCGTTATGTTTCGCAGTTTCTGGATAGCTGCTTCGGCTTTCTCGTCCTGGTCTTTCGATATATAGTAGCGGGGCGTCTCTGGAAGAAATATCAAGCCAATAGTCATCAACACCGGAATGGCAAACATGACAGCAAGCGGGATCTGATAAGACAGTCGGCTGGTGAGAACTTGAGTAGAGTTGTCGACAACAATCCCCATCAGCGCCCCGAGGTTGATCTGCATTACCACCATGCCGATGGCCGCACCTCGAAGATACGCTGGGGTTGACTCTCCAATGTAGATTGCCGAGTAGGTGCTGTAGAAACCGTTCGAAAATCCGAGAAGGATACGACCGAAATAGAGCGCAGCGATACTCGTACTCCCAATCTGAGCGGCGACGGAGACCGCACCCACCAACGACGCGATCCATAGGCCGACCCTGGGGCTAATGAAGCTTCCGAACTTGAAGATTGCGATGCAGGCTGCCAAGGCTCCGAGACTGATCAGACTCTGCAGCAAAGTCTGCACCTTGGTGCTGATGTTGTACCCGATGGGGTTGGCTGGCTAGGTCAGAAAAGGCCGGTCAGCATCCATTTGCAGGCACGGGGACAGGGACTTACATCGACATAACCAAAGACGGCCAGAAATCCTGGCATAGACTGGAACCCTGCAATGGCGGCAGAATCGTATCCGTATTGGAATTGAGCTAGAGCGATGAAGAGGCAGATTGCAATCAATCG contains the following coding sequences:
- a CDS encoding PPPDE domain-containing protein, which gives rise to MGFEALSKLAAAGEAAYHNLSKKWEDRKARYAHDEQDAKLREEIRLRNEFLGLVTSKMTGDSAHEMAPLRCDPRSNHKAVFLVTTPIAFGKFALSEASYKLLARHVGMSLNSVSHWAVCVIDRGLGKDYCYDLMSDRLELSALGKNYFRVAVITPEFIDTWSSCYYIGETTKSHQEIQDLGRHHMELNPRYHLLSNNCQHLVDTLVKELCNGKVISQAKLDEELSLASPKIARDLMIARLRSKMDVGGESEDSPSVKEYLGALKKHWGDK
- a CDS encoding MFS domain-containing protein; protein product: MEPQSPANAQLHSVWSEKRLIAICLFIALAQFQYGYDSAAIAGFQSMPGFLAVFGYVDPANPIGYNISTKVQTLLQSLISLGALAACIAIFKFGSFISPRVGLWIASLVGAVSVAAQIGSTSIAALYFGRILLGFSNGFYSTYSAIYIGESTPAYLRGAAIGMVVMQINLGALMGIVVDNSTQVLTSRLSYQIPLAVMFAIPVLMTIGLIFLPETPRYYISKDQDEKAEAAIQKLRNITDEARLRDDIAIMKRAWLEETEMRSSTHLLDAFRGTDLRRTLLSIAAAVAQAATGVHFISAFSVYFFVQARIGSPFMWVTVSIAIALTGNLLSFPAVRFFNRRHLLMAASTVNSACMLGMAIAYTVSPVGSPTAGKVLVVLSIVFVWVYGLGQGPVLWALQTEIPSQRLRAQTVGFSQGASFLVSWLSAFCSPYFINPEALNWGPKYCYIWAGGNLILAIFTFFFIPETRGRSLEQLDELFEKKLAAWKFQSHTTDLQQPDTDNFVVKKETTDDVQIDEIETRE